One Lycium barbarum isolate Lr01 chromosome 5, ASM1917538v2, whole genome shotgun sequence genomic window carries:
- the LOC132639889 gene encoding uncharacterized protein LOC132639889 — translation MTSVTALIRHSGFWNDQNCFVNYKIDAVVFIDNCNYDELVCTITNQLGVDTVRKTISIKYTVEGDFQPIEIHNDMGVRVYVELKRENKVLGMYPMCVSIHDLDVEDGVTGNRIIGDDVLQIGYSENRDGMKVCDSTVNAVVLFGNDNNLVISKPEAKGVFVDQIYQDKETLKIVMTKYAIRERFNFKTERSNAISYTLACWSPECKWKFRASRIGDSEMFRVRAFDDEHTCPLKDKVYSQRQATSWFIGEAVVKAKITNHKRKVTPGDIIDDVKNEFGVDASYMMAWRAREKAIKDFRGNILPLAYGVIDSENTKSWTWFFELFKQAYGVRQNMCVVSDRHESIIHAVSKVYPTVPHLACIWHLWKNVTKQYTINSEVLSPIFYSLAKAYSQDEFDKLMEKIGNVDIRVKRYLEDAGRDKWSRLYSPVNRGWTMTSNIAECINGKLVAARELHIFDFLEEVRKMFGRWNWTNRKNGTYTFTTLMRRYQEMLSINEYKSIRMRVEASTEYVYTVNDGPRRFIIDLKKKTCSCRMFQLDEIPCSHAWAVLKNKNLTADVYCSDLFKPETVVNTYDVPVDPLPDETEWNVPKSILDEVVMPPIYKRPPGRPKKKRDKPLQELMIGKRRNSCGKCGRLGHNRRSCDNLPLNKKNK, via the exons ATGACAAGCGTAACTGCGTTGATCCGTCATTCTGGTTTTTGGAACGATCAGAACTGTTTTGTGAATTACAAAATTGATGCTGTTGTATTCATTGATAATTGCAATTACGATGAGTTAGTTTGTACGATTACAAATCAATTAGGCGTGGATACTGTTAGGAAAACTATTTCAATAAAATATACTGTTGAAGGCGATTTTCAACCAATTGAAATACACAACGATATGGGAGTTCGTGTGTACGTTGAGCTTAAGAGAGAAAACAAAGTTTTGGGGATGTATCCAATGTGCGTTAGTATTCATGATTtggatgttgaggatggtgtaacTGGTAATCGTATTATTGGAGATGATGTGCTGCAAATTGGATATAGCGAGAATCGGGATGGTATGAAAGTTTGTGATTCTACTGTAAACGCTGTTGTTTTGTTTGGGAATGATAACAATTTGGTAATTTCGAAACCGGAAGCGAAAGGAGTTTTTGTCGATCAAATTTACCAGGATAAGGAAACTTTGAAAATTGTGATGACGAAATACGCAATTCGTGAAAGATTCAATTTCAAAACAGAGAGATCGAATGCTATAAG CTACACTCTGGCATGTTGGTCTCCGGAATGTAAATGGAAATTCAGAGCGTCGAGAATTGGGGATTCTGAAATGTTCAGGGTTAGAGCTTTCGATGACGAACATACATGTCCGTTGAAGGACAAGGTGTATTCACAAAGGCAGGCAACAAGTTGGTTTATTGGAGAAGCGGTTGTGAAGGCGAAAATAACTAACCATAAAAGGAAGGTCACACCTGGGGATATAATAGATGATGTTAAGAATGAATTCGGCGTAGATGCTTCTTATATGATGGCATGGAGAGCTAGAGAGAAGGCTATAAAAGATTTCAGAG GTAATATCCTACCACTAGCGTATGGTGTGATAGATTCTGAGAATACTAAGTCGTGGACGTGGTTCTTTGAACTGTtcaagcaagcttatggtgttaGGCAAAATATGTGTGTCGTGTCCGACAGACATGAAAGCATAATACACGCAGTTTCTAAGGTGTATCCTACTGTTCCTCATTTGGCTTGTATATGGCATTTGTGGAAAAATGTGACAAAGCAATACACAATAAACAGTGAGGTGTTGAGTCCTATATTTTATTCACTAGCGAAAGCATACAGCCAGGATGAGTTCGATAAATTGATGGAGAAGATTGGGAATGTTGATATTCGGGTAAAACGATACCTAGAAGATGCTGGAAGAGATAAATGGTCTAGGCTTTATTCACCTGTTAATAGAGGATGGACAATGACTTCGAATATAGccgaatgtattaatggaaaactggttgctgcaagagagttacatatttttgatttccttgaagaagtgaggaagatgtttggtagatggaattggacaaatagaaaaaatggtacctacacattcacaacactgatgaggcggtatcaagagatgttgtcgatcaacgagtacaaatcaatacgaatgagg GTTGAAGCGTCAACTGAATATGTTTACACAGTGAATGATGGACCGAGGCGTTTCATAAtagatttgaagaagaaaacttgCAGCTGCAGGATGTTCCAACTGGACGAGATACCGTGTTCTCATGCATGGGCAGTATTGAAGAATAAAAATTTGACTGCTGATGTATATTGTTCGGATTTATTCAAGCCGGAAACAGTTGTGAACACATATGATGTGCCAGTTGATCCTCTTCCCGATGAGACCGAGTGGAATGTTCCTAAAAGTATATTAGATGAAGTTGTTATGCCACCGATCTATAAGAGACCCCCTGGGAGGCCAAAAAAGAAGAGGGACAAGCCATTACAGGAGTTGATGATTGGTAAACGCAGAAATTCCTGCGGTAAATGTGGACGTCTTGGTCATAATAGGCGTTCGTGTGATAATCTGCCGCTcaataagaagaataaataa